Part of the Listeria innocua genome is shown below.
GGATAAGAAGAATCGGTTCGCCAGTCCCGTATATTTGATAAAACAAGTTAATTCCATTGATTTTTGTTATCATAAAGCATTTCTCCTTGCTCGAGACTTCTAATACTCTTATTTTACACCTGATTATACTTGATTTCATATAAAAATGCTTCTAATATATTAAAATACGCCTGATTCTAATCAAGCTAGAATCAGGCGCACTATTTATTTCATAAGTCTACGATGGTATTGTTGTTGCGGTACGTCTGCATCAATAATTTTCTTTGGTACAGAGCGCTTTTCGGCTAAGGGGTGGCTTTTTTCATGCACCACAGCGTCTTTGATTTTTGGAGTTTCGAGCACTTTTGAGGCCTGACTATTTTTTACTTTCATCAGCATTACCTCCTCTTCCAAATCATTACCCCTCTATCTATTTTTAAAACAGAAAAAACTCCGCGAAAATGTTACTTTTCGCGGAGTTTAGCGTTTTATTCAATCAACTTATTTTTTTAAGTTGTAGAAAGTGTCGTTACCATGATATTCAGCAAGATCAGCCAAATTGTCTTCGATGCGGAGTAATTGGTTATATTTTGCAACACGGTCAGTACGAGTAGGCGCACCAGTTTTGATTTGACCAGCGTTTGTAGCTACTGCAATGTCAGCGATTGTGGAATCTTCTGTTTCACCAGAACGGTGAGAGATAACTGCAGTGTAGCCAGCGCGTTTAGCCATTTCAATTGCATCCAATGTTTCAGTCAAAGTACCGATTTGGTTAACTTTGATTAGGATGGAGTTAGCGATACCTTTTTCGATACCTTCTTTAAGTTTAGTTGTGTTAGTTACAAATAGATCGTCACCTACTAATTGAACGCGGTCACCAATACGTTCTGTAAGTAATTTGAATCCGTCCCAGTCGTTTTCGTCTAGGCCATCTTCAATAGAGATGATTGGGTATTTAGTAATCATTTCTTCATACCAAGTTACCATTTCTTCAGAAGTACGAGTTACGCCTTCACCTTTAAGTTCATATTTACCAGTTTCGCGGTTATAGAACTCACTTGATGCAGCATCCATCGCAAGTTTAACTTCTTCGCCAGGTTTGTAACCAGCATCTTTAATTGCTTGCATGATTGTTTCAAGAGCTTCTTCGTTGGATTTAAGGTTAGGAGCGAATCCACCTTCATCACCAACACCAGTGTTTAAGCCTTTACCTTTAAGAACAGCTTTAAGTGCATGTAGGATTTCAGCACCCATACGTAGAGCTTCTTTAAAGTTTGGAGCTCCAACAGGCATTACCATAAATTCTTGAACGTCGACATTGTTATCAGCATGTTCTCCGCCGTTAAGGATGTTCATCATTGGAACTGGAAGAACTTTACCGTTCACTCCGCCAAGATATTCATATAAATGTACGCCTAGTTCGTCAGCAGCAGCACGAGCAGCAGCTAAAGAAACACCAAGAATAGCGTTAGCACCTAATTTACCTTTGTTAGGTGTACCATCAAGTTCGATCATTGCTTTGTCAATTCCGATTTGGTCAGTTACGTCAAAACCGATAATTTTGTCAGCAATAATGTCGTTTACGTTTTCAACAGCTTTTAAAACACCTTTTCCAAGGTAACGAGCTTTGTCGCCGTCGCGTAATTCTACAGCTTCGTATTCACCAGTTGAAGCACCACTTGGAACTAATGCGCGACCAAACGCGCCAGCTTCAGTATAAACTTCAACCTCAACAGTTGGGTTACCGCGGGAATCTAAGACTTCGCGAGCATAAACTTCAGTAATAATAGACATTTATAATTCTCTCCTTTGTTGGGATTAATTGAACGAAATGAACAAGATATTCACTTCAAATCAAAGACCCATCCGTTTTTAAATTCGTTTTTATTGTAGCTCTGTTTGCAAAAAAACTAAAGTAATAACTAAAATTATTTTTGAATTAAACTTTCGCCTGTCATTT
Proteins encoded:
- the eno gene encoding phosphopyruvate hydratase, whose translation is MSIITEVYAREVLDSRGNPTVEVEVYTEAGAFGRALVPSGASTGEYEAVELRDGDKARYLGKGVLKAVENVNDIIADKIIGFDVTDQIGIDKAMIELDGTPNKGKLGANAILGVSLAAARAAADELGVHLYEYLGGVNGKVLPVPMMNILNGGEHADNNVDVQEFMVMPVGAPNFKEALRMGAEILHALKAVLKGKGLNTGVGDEGGFAPNLKSNEEALETIMQAIKDAGYKPGEEVKLAMDAASSEFYNRETGKYELKGEGVTRTSEEMVTWYEEMITKYPIISIEDGLDENDWDGFKLLTERIGDRVQLVGDDLFVTNTTKLKEGIEKGIANSILIKVNQIGTLTETLDAIEMAKRAGYTAVISHRSGETEDSTIADIAVATNAGQIKTGAPTRTDRVAKYNQLLRIEDNLADLAEYHGNDTFYNLKK